The Pyrus communis chromosome 2, drPyrComm1.1, whole genome shotgun sequence genome includes a window with the following:
- the LOC137726625 gene encoding berberine bridge enzyme-like 8, with product MLQMAIPRLPHILQLLVLLILSTSWATSADPENFVHCLLNHSQPSHPIAPAIYSPNNASYSSVLESYIRNLRFNTSTTRKPFLILTALHESHVQISVVCAQIHNLQMKIRSGGHDYEGVSYVAEVPFFILDMFNLRSIHVDIKSETAWVQAGATLGEVYYRIAEKSKTHGFPASVCPTVGVGGHFSGGGYGNMMRKYGLSVDNIVDAQLVNVHGELLDRKSMGEDLFWAVTGGGGASFGVVIAYKINLVRVPEIVTVFNVSRILEQNATDIVYRWQYIAHKLDDDLFIRLTMDVVNGTSSNNSGGNNKTLKASFLAMFLGDSERLLSIMNKSLPELGLKQSDCAEMSWAQSVLFWTGFPTGTATEALLSRTPQVLTRLKRKSDYVKKPIPKIGLMWIFQKMIELEKPMLTFNPYGGKMSEISASATPFPHRAGNLWKVQYATNWDILGTKAADHYIELTRKLHMYMTPFVSKNPREAFYNYKDLDIGINHNGNGISSYLEGRVYGIKYFKHNFDRLVNVKTKVDPGNFFRNEQSIPTLPH from the coding sequence ATGCTACAAATGGCAATTCCAAGGCTTCCACATATCTTACAGCTTTTAGTTCTTTTGATTCTATCTACTTCGTGGGCAACTTCAGCTGATCCTGAGAACTTTGTTCATTGCCTTCTAAACCATTCCCAACCTTCTCACCCGATTGCCCCAGCAATTTACTCTCCCAACAATGCTTCCTACTCATCCGTTTTGGAATCTTACATCCGAAACCTCCGATTCAACACATCTACAACCCGAAAACCCTTCCTCATCCTCACTGCATTGCATGAGTCCCACGTGCAAATATCCGTTGTTTGTGCCCAGATCCATAACTTGCAAATGAAGATTAGAAGTGGAGGCCATGATTACGAGGGTGTATCGTACGTGGCTGAAGTTCCATTCTTCATCCTCGACATGTTTAATCTTCGGTCCATCCACGTAGACATCAAATCCGAGACTGCATGGGTCCAGGCGGGGGCTACTCTTGGTGAAGTTTACTATAGAATTGCCGAGAAAAGCAAAACCCATGGCTTTCCCGCTAGTGTTTGCCCTACAGTTGGCGTTGGAGGCCATTTCAGTGGCGGTGGATATGGTAATATGATGAGAAAGTACGGCTTGTCAGTTGACAACATAGTTGATGCACAACTTGTGAATGTGCATGGTGAACTTCTCGACCGAAAATCAATGGGAGAAGACCTTTTTTGGGCCGTTACAGGAGGCGGAGGAGCCAGCTTTGGAGTTGTGATCGCGTATAAAATTAATCTTGTACGCGTTCCAGAAATAGTTACTGTTTTCAATGTTTCAAGAATCCTGGAACAAAATGCGACAGACATTGTCTACCGTTGGCAATATATCGCGCATAAGCTTGACGATGACTTGTTCATCAGGCTTACCATGGATGTTGTAAATGGTACTAGTTCAAATAATAGTGGAGGAAACAATAAGACTCTTAAGGCTTCATTTCTTGCCATGTTTCTCGGAGACTCTGAGAGGCTCCTTTCAATCATGAACAAGAGCCTCCCTGAATTGGGTTTGAAGCAATCTGATTGCGCCGAAATGAGCTGGGCTCAATCTGTGCTTTTCTGGACGGGGTTCCCAACTGGGACAGCTACTGAAGCTTTGCTTTCTAGAACACCTCAAGTTCTTACACGCTTGAAGAGAAAATCAGACTATGTCAAAAAACCAATTCCAAAAATTGGTTTGATGTGGATTTTTCAGAAAATGATTGAGCTTGAGAAACCAATGTTGACCTTTAACCCCTACGGCGGAAAAATGAGTGAGATATCGGCGTCGGCAACTCCATTTCCTCATAGAGCTGGGAATCTTTGGAAGGTTCAGTATGCAACAAACTGGGACATACTAGGGACCAAGGCAGCAGATCATTATATTGAATTGACAAGAAAGCTCCACATGTACATGACTCCTTTTGTTTCCAAAAATCCAAGGGAAGCCTTTTACAACTACAAGGATCTTGACATTGGGATCAACCATAATGGTAATGGCATTTCAAGCTATTTGGAGGGGAGAGTTTATGGCATTAAGTACTTCAAGCATAACTTTGATAGGTTGGTGAATGTGAAGACCAAGGTCGATCCTGGTAATTTCTTTAGGAATGAACAAAGTATCCCAACTCTTCCACACTAA
- the LOC137724624 gene encoding berberine bridge enzyme-like 7 has translation FFLPLSLSLSLSLSLSLSNDFLQCLAVKFQSTTHPIMEAIYTPQNTSFHQVLLAHTKNRRYTMLDTPKPLAIVAAKHERHVQATVICAKQHGLQIRIRSGGHDYEGLSYVSDVAFVILDMFNLRSIDVNVTEGRVWVQSGATIGELYYEIGKKSRVHGFAAGSCPSVGIGGHFSGGGYGPLLRKYGLTVDNVEDARLVNVNGEILDRKSMGEDLFWAIRGGGGASFGVILSWKIKLLPVPAKVTVFQVERMLEQGAKDVVHRWQYVAPKLPEDLFIRTAIKTKNGSQEGTKTAVAIFTCQFLGQADKLLYLMNESFLELGLQQKDCFEMSWEESMVFLAGCPVGTPLEVLLSRPKFPVIFFKSKSDYVKKPIPKHGWKSLWKNLIKIDHLLVQLNPYGGRMSEISESGTPFPHRAGNLFSVQYFISWKEEEIETIKRNIHMSRKLYKSMAPYVSQNPREALQNYRDLDIGANHPSSLTLFLYVSCHSVCITGGYGSNWFGILLK, from the exons TTCTtcttacctctctctctctctctctctctctctctctctctctctctctc CAATGACTTCCTCCAATGCCTTGCTGTAAAATTTCAGTCCACCACCCACCCTATCATGGAAGCCATTTACACCCCACAAAATACCTCATTTCACCAAGTTTTGCTGGCACACACTAAAAACCGCAGATACACAATGCTTGATACTCCAAAACCTTTGGCTATTGTAGCAGCCAAGCACGAACGCCATGTGCAAGCAACCGTAATTTGCGCAAAACAACACGGGTTGCAGATTAGAATCCGAAGTGGTGGCCATGATTATGAGGGTCTATCATATGTATCGGATGTCGCCTTTGTCATTCTTGACATGTTCAATCTTCGATCCATTGATGTTAATGTGACGGAAGGGAGGGTTTGGGTTCAGTCAGGGGCTACAATTGGTGAACTTTATTAtgaaattggaaagaaaagtaGGGTTCATGGGTTTGCAGCTGGATCTTGTCCAAGTGTCGGTATTGGTGGTCACTTTAGTGGTGGTGGGTATGGTCCTTTGTTGAGAAAATATGGGCTTACAGTGGATAATGTTGAAGATGCTAGACTAGTTAATGTGAATGGTGAAATCCTTGATCGAAAGTCAATGGGAGAAGATCTATTTTGGGCCATTAGAGGAGGTGGtggagcaagctttggagtcattCTTTCGTGGAAGATCAAATTGCTTCCAGTTCCAGCCAAAGTAACTGTGTTTCAGGTAGAAAGGATGCTGGAACAAGGCGCTAAGGATGTGGTTCATCGATGGCAATACGTTGCACCTAAGCTCCCTGAAGACCTCTTCATTAGAACAGCAATAAAAACCAAGAATGGCTCCCAAGAGGGCACGAAGACTGCGGTGGCAATATTCACTTGTCAATTTCTGGGACAAGCAGACAAGCTTCTTTACTTGATGAATGAAAGTTTCCTTGAGTTGGGTTTACAGCAAAAAGACTGCTTTGAAATGAGTTGGGAAGAATCCATGGTATTCTTGGCTGGTTGCCCAGTTGGAACTCCCCTAGAAGTTCTACTTTCTAGGCCAAAATTTCCTGTAATTTTCTTCAAAAGTAAGTCCGACTACGTGAAAAAACCAATTCCAAAACATGGATGGAAATCTTTATGGAAAAATCTGATTAAGATAGATCACTTGTTAGTGCAATTGAACCCTTACGGCGGAAGAATGAGTGAGATTTCTGAATCAGGAACTCCATTCCCTCACAGAGCTGGAAACCTGTTTTCAGTTCAGTACTTTATTTCTTGGAaggaagaagagattgagacTATCAAGCGGAATATTCACATGTCAAGAAAGTTGTACAAAAGTATGGCTCCATATGTCTCCCAGAACCCAAGAGAGGCTTTGCAAAACTATAGGGATCTTGACATAGGTGCCAA TCACCCGTCCTCACTCACTCTCTTCCTTTATGTGTCATGTCACTCGGTTTGTATTACGGGTGGGTATGGTTCCAATTGGTTCGGTATTTtgctaaaataa